ATCTCGGCTTCGAAGGGTCGTGTTCCAATTTTCGACGGATATTCGCCATGAAAACCCGAAGAGATTGATAGTCGTCGGTGGTCGGATAACCCCAGACCTCCTGTTGGATGACGCGGTGTGTCATGACTTTGCCGCGATTCGTGATTAACAAGACCAGCATTTTGTATTCAATCGGGGTCAAATGGATCTCCTCGCCGCGGATAAAAACGCGCCGCTTTTCTAAATCCACATGCAGATCAACAAGCGTAAATTCCTCCGTTTTCGCTTCAACAGGTTTATAATGCCTGATTGCGACGCGTATCCGTGCTGTCAGCTCTTCGATGGAAAACGGCTTCGTAATATAGTCATCCGCGCCCATATCCAAAGCAGCTACCTTTTCACGCTCCTTCCCTCTCGCTGAGATGATGATAACCGGAATCACGCTCTCCATGCGTATCTGTTTTAAAATCTCGGTGCCGTCGATATCGGGAAGACCGAGATCGAGCAGAATGGTATCCGGATTGTTTGCCTTCCAAAGCGAAAGACCTGTGAAGCCGTTTTCCGCAACCACCGGCTTATACCCTTTCGCTTTCAAAGAGAGTCTGATAAAATTTTGAATGCTTTTATCATCCTCAATAATTAAAATTGTTAAATCGTTCATTTTACTTTCACCTCAGGAAGATAAAATTTAAAAGATGCTCCGCCGATGGAATTGTTTTCTGCAGTAATCTTTCCGCCGTGTGCTTCAACGATTGATTTGCAAATATTGAGTCCCAGCCCTATTCCGAGTTTTTTATCGGAGTTGTTATCGTCCACCGTATAATAACTATTGAACAGTTTATCAATTTTGTCTTCCCGGATTCCTCCTCCGTTGTCCGCGATTTCAAAAACCGCATTTTCCGATTCTCTGTATACCTTGACCCATACCGAGGAGTCATCTCTTGTATGTTTGAACGAATTGTCAATGAGGTTGATTAGCACTTGGATAATCAATCGCCCGTCCATCGGTACAAGAAGCATTTCATCCGCTTTTTCAACGATCAGTTTATGGTCTTTTTTTTGCTTGATAATTTTTGAGACCGCTTCGCCGATAATATCATCCACGACTTCGCAGTTCTTTTTAATGACCAAACGACCGTCCTGAATTCGCGTCATATTTAAAAGGTTTTCAACCATGCCTGAAAGCCAGAAGGCGTCGGATGAGATATCGTTCAAAACAGATTTCATCGTTTCAGGATTAATCTCATTGAAATTCGAAAGCAACAAATCGGCACCACCTGCGATTCCGGTGAGAGGGGTCCTCAGATCGTGGGAGATACTCCGAAGCAAACTGCTTCTGAGTTTTTCTTTTTCGGCTTGCAAGCGGTTTTCTTCTTCGAGTGAT
The window above is part of the Oscillospiraceae bacterium genome. Proteins encoded here:
- a CDS encoding response regulator transcription factor; its protein translation is MNDLTILIIEDDKSIQNFIRLSLKAKGYKPVVAENGFTGLSLWKANNPDTILLDLGLPDIDGTEILKQIRMESVIPVIIISARGKEREKVAALDMGADDYITKPFSIEELTARIRVAIRHYKPVEAKTEEFTLVDLHVDLEKRRVFIRGEEIHLTPIEYKMLVLLITNRGKVMTHRVIQQEVWGYPTTDDYQSLRVFMANIRRKLEHDPSKPRYITTEVGVGYRFSDE
- a CDS encoding ATP-binding protein translates to MASLEEENRLQAEKEKLRSSLLRSISHDLRTPLTGIAGGADLLLSNFNEINPETMKSVLNDISSDAFWLSGMVENLLNMTRIQDGRLVIKKNCEVVDDIIGEAVSKIIKQKKDHKLIVEKADEMLLVPMDGRLIIQVLINLIDNSFKHTRDDSSVWVKVYRESENAVFEIADNGGGIREDKIDKLFNSYYTVDDNNSDKKLGIGLGLNICKSIVEAHGGKITAENNSIGGASFKFYLPEVKVK